The Myxococcus xanthus genome contains the following window.
CGTACCAGCCCCGCAGCGTCAGCCCATCCGACGTCTGAAGCGAAACGTCCTTTGCCTCGGCGAAATCAGCGGGGCGCTCGGCCTTGGGACGTGGGTAGTGGAAGTAGGCCTCGGAATGACGCAGCGCCCTACCGAACACCGCCAGCGCGGCCAGCAGCCCCAGCGCGAGCGCTCCACCCAGCAGCCACCGCCACTTCATCTTCGTTGGACCTCGTTGAAGGAAGCTGGGGTGTTTGAACCCCAGGAGTGCAGACGGGACCCACGTTGCTCCGCCACGTACTGAGCAGCTTACACTCCACATAGACAACTCACAGTGCCATCAAAGACGGCACTGTCGCGCCAGGAAACCTGTGGGCACATCCAGGACGATGTTCGACGTGGTGGTGGTGGGTGGTGGCGCTTGCGGCGGATGGACAGCCAAGCAGCTGACGGAAGCAGGCTTGCGTGTCCTGGTGCTCGAAGCGGGCCGAGGCATGGGCGCGGACCGGATGCTGTGGATGCTCCACCGCATGCGCCAATCCCTTGGCTACCTGGCGGAGACGGACGACCAGCGCAAGGTGCGCCAGTCGGTGCAGAGCACCACCTTCGCGTGGCCCTTCCACCCGCACGCCTTCGTCGACGACGTGGACAATCCCTACACCACGCCGGAGGACCAGCCCTTCACGTGGATTCGTGCGCGGCAGGTGGGCGGGCGCACGTCCGTGAAGGCACACGGGCGCCAGTTCTACCGGCTGTCTGACTTCAACTTCAAAGCAGGCACGCAGGATGGACAGGGACCGGACTGGCCGCTGACGCTGGCGGACCTGGCGCCGCACTACGAGACGGTGGAGCGGTGGATGGGCATCCACGGCAACGCGGATGGCCTGGACATTCTGCCGGACTCCGTCTTCGCGGGTTCCATCACCATGACGCCCGCGGAGCAGCGCCTGAAGGAACAGGTGGAGCGCCGCTGGCCGGAACGCCGCGTCATCGTCCGCCGCACCGCGGGAGCGCCCGTGACGATGCCCGCCGCGTTGAAGACGGGCCGGCTCGCGCTGCGCACGAACGCGGTGGTGGACCAGGTGCTGTACGACGCGGCGACAGGGCGTGCCACGGGGGTGCACTACCTCGACGCGAGGTCGGGCAAGTCCTACGAAGCCCACGCGCGGGTGGTGGTGCTGGCGGCGGGCGCGATTGAATCCACGCGGCTGCTGCTGAACTCGCGATGCAGCGCGTTCCCGGACGGATTGGCGAACACGTCGGGGCAGTTGGGCCGCAACCTGATGGACCACACGTACATGCTGGGCATCGAGGCGAAGATGAACCTGCCTCCCGAAGCCCAGCGGCAGGAGCATAGCTGGGCGTACATCCCCCAGTTCCGCAACGTGGCCACGAAGGAGCAGGACTTCGCGCGCGGCTACGGCGTGCAGGTCTTCACCTTTGGAGACAACTGCCACTTCGTGCCCTTCGGGGAGATGGTGCCGCGCGCGGAGAACCGCGTGACGCTCAGTCCGACGGTGAAGGACCGCTGGGGCATCCCCGCCGCGCACATCGAATGCCGACACTCCGCCAACGAGCTGAAGATGGCCGAGGACGCGCTGGCGGCTTGCAAGGAGATGATGGAAGCAGCCGGCTTCACCGTCGAGAAGGCCAACGCCACGTTGTCCACGCCGGGCATGGCCATCCACGAGGTGGGCACGGCGCGCATGGGCACGGACGCGAAGACGTCGGTGCTCAATCCCCACAACCAGAGCTGGGACGTGCCCAACCTCTTCATCAACGACGGTGCCTGCTTCCCGTCCCAGGGACCGCAGAACCCCACGCTGACGATGATGGCCATCGCCGTGCGCGCCAGTGCGCACATCGTGAAGGAGTTCAAGGCCGGGCGGCTGTGACGGGGTGGCGAGCGTTGCCGCTCCGGCGCTGCATGCCGTAGCGTGCTCGCGATGATTCAAGTCGACGAGCTCGGAGAAAAGACGACGTTCGCTGAGGTCGCCAGGCGATTTGCTGGGGCGA
Protein-coding sequences here:
- a CDS encoding GMC oxidoreductase, yielding MGTSRTMFDVVVVGGGACGGWTAKQLTEAGLRVLVLEAGRGMGADRMLWMLHRMRQSLGYLAETDDQRKVRQSVQSTTFAWPFHPHAFVDDVDNPYTTPEDQPFTWIRARQVGGRTSVKAHGRQFYRLSDFNFKAGTQDGQGPDWPLTLADLAPHYETVERWMGIHGNADGLDILPDSVFAGSITMTPAEQRLKEQVERRWPERRVIVRRTAGAPVTMPAALKTGRLALRTNAVVDQVLYDAATGRATGVHYLDARSGKSYEAHARVVVLAAGAIESTRLLLNSRCSAFPDGLANTSGQLGRNLMDHTYMLGIEAKMNLPPEAQRQEHSWAYIPQFRNVATKEQDFARGYGVQVFTFGDNCHFVPFGEMVPRAENRVTLSPTVKDRWGIPAAHIECRHSANELKMAEDALAACKEMMEAAGFTVEKANATLSTPGMAIHEVGTARMGTDAKTSVLNPHNQSWDVPNLFINDGACFPSQGPQNPTLTMMAIAVRASAHIVKEFKAGRL